A stretch of the Capsicum annuum cultivar UCD-10X-F1 chromosome 8, UCD10Xv1.1, whole genome shotgun sequence genome encodes the following:
- the LOC107879920 gene encoding pathogenesis-related protein 1A-like, with the protein MEISKKLSAFVVFMVLAMAHCSLAQNLPQDIVLSHNNARAQVGVLLPPLTWNDTLAAYANQYASTRLAECTLVHSDSPYGENLAMGYGDFSAVEAITMWVGEKPNYDYDSNSCKQDMCGHYTQVIWKNTLQVGCARLKCDNGDAWFVSCNYYPPGNYIGEKPY; encoded by the coding sequence atggagATCTCAAAAAAGCTTTCAGCCTTTGTTGTGTTCATGGTTTTAGCCATGGCTCATTGTTCATTGGCCCAAAATTTGCCTCAGGATATCGTTTTATCCCACAACAACGCCCGTGCACAAGTTGGGGTCCTACTCCCACCACTAACATGGAACGACACACTTGCTGCCTATGCCAATCAATATGCATCCACCAGATTAGCTGAATGCACTTTGGTGCATTCAGATTCACCCTATGGTGAAAATCTTGCCATGGGCTACGGCGACTTTTCGGCAGTGGAGGCCATTACCATGTGGGTCGGAGAGAAACCAAACTACGACTATGACTCCAACTCCTGCAAACAAGATATGTGCGGGCACTATACTCAAGTGATCTGGAAAAACACCCTTCAGGTTGGATGTGCAAGACTGAAATGTGATAATGGTGATGCATGGTTTGTGTCATGCAACTATTATCCCCCTGGAAATTACATCGGCGAGAAACCTtattaa